The DNA region ACCGAAACTCTGTTATATGAAACGAAATAGAAGAGGGTGATAAAGTTGGTGTCTCTTTTTGTTATGGAGGAACTGCATTGAGACCTTTTGGTGTTCTTCCTTAACTTGAAAGGGGAAAGAATAGAAAACAACCTCCCCCAAAACAAAGTcataaagttgttttttatatatgtatatatcagcCCTGTTATTTCAAACAATAATAGCTTGTGATGCAGTCATTGCAAAACAAGTTATTCCAATAGCTACAAAAGAAGGAGGAACTTTTGTGTAAGTCTGGTCTGGTTggtcataataataatgattttattctattctttttGGTTATGTCTATTccgttttgtttttattgtttctttcatCCAACTATATTGATGGTTTTAACATGAGTTATTTATTCAAGTTATTTAACTTCTGCTTCAGCATATAGTGATCTCATTGTTCTGTAGTAAAAAACAACTTGACTGTAGTTAGGGAGGAGTTTTGTATCGCATtccaaaaagaaagaagaattagaagaagaaaaaataaaatcaaaataggaCATGCAGGTATACTGGAGAGGTGTGTAGTAAAATAACTACTAAAGCTGCTGATCAAGTCAGAATGATCACGTGTCAGGAAATTACAGCCGCATTAAAGACACGCTTCCACACACGAGGCGTTATTATCTATATAAACCATGATTTTGTTTCTAAGGCGCGTCGTTTCTATAGcgtctattgtgtttttttaaaaccgATGCTTTTTTAAACGTTGCATTATTACGTCAGTAACCGTCGTTTTAATTAGCTGCCATCGCCACATCTCTCCACTTGTGCTTGACGTCAGCTGTGCCCAGAAGTAGTATTGTTTGAATACCCTGTTTTACACACCAAATATGTACatatgtgtatgcatgcatgtatatatgcatgtgtgtgtattatagacacatcatatataatatagactttatgcatatgtgttttttttttttttttttctcgcatactgttattttttaagttataataaccatttttttacttatttgcatGAGCCATCCACACCGTTTATTGTTCTATAAGACAATTACTACAAGTGTGACTGACACTGTGTCTTTTTAAGAACTTCTTTTGATAGATTTGGATGGTTTGGGGGCCAACAAACATGCTATTCTTATGAACAGGTTGCATGGCAAAGCCCAAACAAAAGAGTAAGACAAACAGCAGCTGGTCTCTAGCTGTTTCTTCTTCAGCATGTCAACTAACCGTGTTTTAGGCTATTATAATGACTCAAGCATAGGTGGGGCCATTAGCTTGATCATTTTGCGCTATTTAGGTTATCTAAATAcaacttttctgcatttgaatgtAAATGGATCTGCTCAGGATTACTTTGTGATTGCTATCTAAAGGACTCTGAGAAGCAAAATTGTTGAAATCAGCACGGCAGTGTCtgcataatgtaaaataattcacagattgttttgtttctttttcacttgtttttttttttctttttttttaacagtggttATTCGGTAGATAACTGATGTGTTAAAGCTTCCTTTTCAGcctctgtttctctttttttcatcttcagcctctgtttctcttttttggTGCCTTACATTAGCGAAGCCTATTTTTGTGTTGCATTTCCCTAAAAGTGAGTTTAACTAGTTGTGTGACTGTAGGGAATAGCAGGAGTTTGTTGACATTTCATGATTGATTCTTTCTATCTTTTGTATTTAAGGCATTGCTTTGTGTTGTAAAATaagcacttgtgtgtgtgtgtgtgcagtttagAACTGATTGGCAAGATGCCTGAAACTTCGCATTTAGGCTTGAATAAGAGCGTCGTATGTTCATCTTGGGTGTTATATAATATCCTAAGATGAAGATAAATGTGGTTCTTAATATTTATTGGCTTGTTTCAGCATGGAAAAAAAGGCTTGCAGAACAATGCGACTCCACCTTAGACCTCATGAGTGAGGTTTCACAGATATTGTGAAGGACACCGCTGTAGATAGGCATACACCTCTGACTTCCTGTTGCCTCACAGTAATGCATCTAAAGAATGGCATTTCGTCAGTTTTGTCCCGGAAAATTTTCTAAAAGACCTTTAATTGGGTTTTCCCTACTTGTGTAAATGTACCAAATACAGAACAGTTGACGTCAGATCTATGTGTAATTTATTAGAACTCAGACAATGATCAAATggctgcttatttttattttttttaataatatattattattattataatgcgtttatgcagtttttttatgTCCTCTTATTAATTGAGATTACTACATGTTGATTTGTCACTCTGCTGGACCATTAATATGAACTAGTGAAATAAAAGAGTTGACTAAAAATtgtgaggaataaaaaaaaaagtggacattTGTTGCAGCATATAAAACTTACAAGTTATAGCATCCCTTATACAGTCTTAGGTATATATCTTTTAACCTTAAATCTTATTAAAACATGTCTTGGTCATGGTGCAGCAACATTCTCAGTGGAATAACTTTTCTCAAGGGCACAATTATTGTACACTAACAACGTACTCTCAATAGACCATTTTCAGAGTTTGCAAACAGTGATGTTTGTTGTGGGCGGAGCCTCTCTTGTGtcagaaaatgacatgaaaaaaaaaaggtaattttgaattaatatttcaaaattctgacttttttgccTCGCAATTCCGAGATTGTACCTCACTATTCTGGTAAGAAAAATCAACTCgtcattctctcttttcccctcggctcagaatcatgagtttatagTCCCAcacttctgtatttttttttcagcagaattGACATACTCACGATTGTTGAGTTAAATCGAGTTATAAAGTTTGAACTAGGaggtataaacttgcatttgtgagaaaacagtcagaattgtgagattaaataggttatgtaaaatgtttaaatagtatttcatgctTTAACTGTATGGTTAATACAATATGTCCCTTATGTTAATGTTGTATAGatgtattgtttaaatcaaatttatgttttaaaagtatGGTAATCATAGCAGATTTCATCCATAGTCTGTCCATCTAAATGTCTGCGTTGAGCTTCAAATAGCGTCTTTGACGACAAGAtgttataaaacaattatttgcaTTCCCattctgacatccaaaggcacaacaatacattttttctcttattccatggattttactTGTTTCCCTCCACTTGTTCCTAGTGTTTTTCTGCCTCCACAATGCGCACGCAGCTGCAACTGACATAACTGTGATGTCTACTCCAAACAGGTCTATAAGCCTTTAGCTGCTGGTTTATTCCCAATTAGATACTTTGGGGTGGGGTCACAGCCTTTGGATGTTAGCCCAGATCTTTAACCACAAGGTTACTATTGTGTTTTACCCAGTCTGTTatcttaaataattatatatattctaaattaaaatgatggctgcaataacaaaaaaatatcaaatgcttgtttttgttttagaaatgaGCTTAGATTATCGCTTGCTCTGTATTTAATCCACTTTTGATAAGATACATTTGCTGCAACTGCTGCAGTGTACgtaaaacaacttttcttttgtCTCCAGTTTACTTAAGAAACTTAAGCAAAACATCAGACTTGCAGCCCTGTGTGGATACTAATCTTTTTTTAACGATCCATGTGACAGATCATGTTTCATCTTAAGTAACAGTACAGAAGAGACGAGCACTTGTTTTCTCTCCCCCATTAATTTAATCATCTGTATTTGTAAGCGTAGTCCTGAGTTGATTACATTCCATAGAACTGGCCACACCtgactttgtcttttttttttttttcatttcaggtttTGCCTGTCAGGACAATTCCTCTGTGTGAATCACAAGAAATCAACTGATCAAGTTTATGCCCCATTACCTGGCAGTGACTGGCAAGCCTCGACTGCTTCTCTTGTACAGGATGGATCATACTGGTTTACTGAAACTCTTAGCATACGTGCTGTGCTGAAATGTAAAAATCCTGTTTGGAAAATTGGGCAAGTTCCATGGAAGTGTTAAGAGTTATTTGGTATTGTGTAATCTAATGCATGATGTCCTTTAAtgagtatttcaaataaatgactcTTTTCACATGTCTCATAAcattcaacatattgtttcataCAAGCTTTCAATTGAAACTAAATAAGAAAGAAATACCCAAGTAAATTCCTGCTGACATGCCTACCCACCCATTGTTCCCATATGTGGAAAGTCCTGATGGACTAGGTCATGACATACTCAGCCACAGCAGTGCAAGCATGCCTGGTACTGGATCTAGCATGACACCCCACACCAATGTGGTGGAAAAACTAGACACTCTGGCAGAAAGTAGCCTACCTCTAGACTGCATGTTTTGCGAGGAGACTTTCCTGCATCAGGAAGACCTGGGACCACACCTTCTTTCCCAGCATCCCACAACATTCCACGCTCCCGCAGTGTTGCGTGTGGAAGCGGAATTCTTAACTCCCAGCGAAAGGGCTCGTTCTAAGACCTGCCAAGCTGTGGAAAAGAATGAGGAGCTCTGTTGTGCTGTGTGCGGCCAGGCCGTTGCAGATGCGACCGAGCTGGAAACGCACATGCGGAAACACAAGGACTCTTTCACGTACTGCTGTGGCCTCTGTGGACGTCGTTTCAAAGAGCCGTGGTTCCTAAAGAACCACATGAGAACCCATGGTGGAAAggctaaaaacaaaaaccagGACCTGGAGATCCCTGCCACCGTTAATGACGTCATCCAAGACCAACCCCCATCACCTGTGGACATGTCGTACAAAATGTGCATGGTATGTGGCTTCTTTTTCCTGAACAAGGAAGTTCTGGCTGAGCACAGCAAGGTCCACAATCGTGAACTGGAAGTGGATGAGAACGTCTCCTCCGTCAGCCAACCTGCTGAGGAGGTTCCTGTATCTCAGAAGGCATTTTTGCAGACCCTACAGTTGCATCCTTCGGGTGCAAGAGAAGAAGCTGAACAGAGTCATCCATCTGGACGCTGGATATCCCAACTTGATCCTTTCAACACCTACCAGGCTTGGCAATTGGCCACCAGGGGCAAGATCGCAGCAGGTCCGAACTTGGCCAAGGAGCTCAATGCCGACTCCAACTCTGACAACGAGGACTCTGGTTCTGAAAAAGAGGAACTGGGGGCTATTTGGGATTCTAACAGTGGAGATAAACCAAGGCGAGGCCTACGAAGTGAACTCAAGCCTAGCGAGACTCCTTCCCCATCACCTGAGCAAAAGGGTCTAATTCGAAAAGACAAGCCAACAAACTGCGAAGAGTGCGGCAAGATCTTCAGGACGTACCATCAGCTGGTCCTCCATTCTAGAATCCACAAGAAGGAACGAGGAGGAGCAGAGAGTCCCACCATGCCTGTAGATGGGAGGGCCCAAAGCGTAGGCTCTTGTAGTAGTTCATCTCTTGACCGAGCAGAGGAGTACTCAGAGGATGGCTCCGAAGAGGGAGTGCCAGTTGACGCCTTTAATCCAGGTATTATTACCCAAGTGCttggtattgttttaatttttttattagttcttAATTGCTCGGTAAATCAACTTACCGTCATCTGTCAGAAGTTCATACACAGAGTGCTCAAGATTGTCATCATCTTTTTGAATAATGTACAGCAGAATTACCCAGAAATGCACACTCTTTACTACAGAAGAAGCTACTTCTGTCTCAAGGGTGCAATTGCAGAACTTAGGTGCAGACCttagggctccctctgctggtcaaaGAAAACTCATGCATATTTGACTTGAGGACATTCTGTACTGCAGCTTGCAGTTTTTCATTTCTATTCTGGAATTCCATATGTCATTTAAgggtaaaaaactaaaaatgtcacTTTTCCTACAGAAAAAAATGAGGAAGGATCAGgaaaaatgaagctgaaaattctcGCTCCAAGAAAATGTGGTTACTGTGGCAAGACTTTCCGCTCAAACTATTACCTCAATATTCATCTCAGGACACATACTGGTTAgttctttgttgtattgtattggGTTTAATTTTGCCTTGCTTTCTGACCCTAATGGCTTGTATTCCAGGATGAATGTAGTTTGCccttttttctttgtcttatATAAACATTGACGTCTCTCTTCTCATTTTACAGGTGAAAAACCATATAAATGTGAATACTGTGACTACGCCGCAGCACAGAAAACATCTTTGCGGTATCATCTAGACAGACGTCACAAGGACAAACCTTTCACAGAAATCCCGAACATTCCTGCAACACCATCTGCAAGAAATATCATCAAGGCCATTGAACATCCCAAGAATGTAGATGACAAAAAAGCCTTAAAACCAGCCAAACAATGGCTTGCTCCTAAACCTCTGCCTGCCAGTGTTAAACATGAAACAGGCATGAACAAAGCCATTATTAACAGCACAGGTCCTTCCATTCAAGTCAAGCCAGAGTATGTTAGTTCTCCCGTCACAGCTCCTTACACCCCTGTGGATGAGGTCAACAAAAAACACCCGTTATCGGTAAACCCGAAGATGGAGAAGGAGGCTACCGAAGTACCTTTGAATTTGTCTCTCAAAGTGCCACTTCCTGTATCTGCTACCTCAGTACCCAGAAGCCTGTTACCAGCTAACACATGTACCTCTTGCTCCTATGAAACCCTTTACCCTGAGGTTCTCTTGATGCATAAAAAGCTCATCCACAAGGAGAAGTTGGATGTCAAGAAGAATGGATACAGGGGACCTCAGAAACTGAAACGGTACACTGGTTGCCCGCCGGCTCTTGAAGGCAAAGACGTCACTCCTTTGCCCCACATCAACAGGAAGCATCCCCGTCGGACCAAATCCCCATTGCGGCAACCGGAAAAACTTGGGGAAAAGCTTCCGAAACAGCCTCAGATGTCTAGGATTTCCCCTGCGAAGGAGCGCTGGAGAGATCAGCACCAGGAGGGCCAACGGGGCAAGGAATCGGATGCAACCAGCTCGCTTTCTAGAATCTCCGAGCACGAATCTAGCAGAAAATTAAATGTGCCATTGGTAATCGATCGAGAGTTGTCCAAGCAGAGGCCTGGCCTGGATCACGAGATGAATCAGAGGGCAAGCATGGGCAAAAATGGAATGGTTTGGCCCACAGATCCAGCTAGACTTTGCCTTTCGGACCGTTTCCGAAACTTGACACAAACAGACGTCGGCGAACCCTCTAGCAAGAGACACAAGTCCTTTGAGCCTCTACATACTGCGTCTGGACGGCTTGGAGAGGATTTCAACCGAATCGTGCCCTCCAGCAGAAATGCAAAAACCTCGTTGCAGGCAAACTCACCCTTGGCTTCGGTTAAGGTGACTCCCACTCCGTCTCCCAACAGCATGCAGGCCGACTGGAATGTCATCAACCTGCTCCACAACTACACGCCCAACAACCTGCCCTCGCTCTATCACCCCGCTGCTGCAGGCTCCAGCCATGCTGTCATGGCCTCACCTGTCACCGGTGAGTATTTACAACATGTTTGTCAGCAATTGGTCACTGGGTAAAAGAAATAGCTTTTACATACTTCAAGATAAAcataaagaattttttatttagttgtcttATGTctatttgttttcaaaatataatactATACTGGTGAACTGGCATATATAGGCAAATCTCACAAACTGTGTTTCAGTcctcttattaaaaaatattttctctcacTCTATAAATGTGAAATTGCGattttatatatcatctgaaagctgaataaataaactttccattgatgtatggtttattaggatcggacgatatttggccaagatacaactatttgaaatctggaaaaaaaatctaaatactgagaaaatcacctttaaagttttccaaaggaattctcagcaatgcatattactaatcaaatattaagttttgatatattaacggtaggaaatttacaaaatatcttaatggaacatgatctttacttaatatcctaatgatttttggcataaaagaaaaatttataattttgacccatacaatgttttttttttttttctattgctacaaatataccccagcgacttaagactggttttgtgctccagggtcatacacacacatacatagttaagtatgtatatattttttcagtatttcttttTACTTCATAGTTAAGCACAATTATTTAtaattgcaaacaaaaaaaacacatttatttataattgcaaacaaaaaaaatgcaaattgcgtgtgtatatctttgtttctgttaaaaaaacatttcaagaattTTTCCTTTACAAAAATGCAGGCAGCAGCTTTCAAGAATTATGTGAAGTTTTAAGACTTCACCATGGCCTCTTAAATGGTCTTGGCAGTTGTTTAGTGAGATGTCGTCCTGGGATCATAACTGAATACTACCCCGTATGCTCCTCTCTTTAGGGAGCAGGTCCTTGATCTTCCCTCATTACTCAACTAGTATGACTCAGAGGAGAATCCAAACCAGCCCTCTGAGTAATGAACGCTGTGGACCTTCAGATAAGAGCTCTTAGACCTATCCAGGGTAAATGTCTTCAAATGTCCTCGCTCTCATTTCACAGGTATTGCATTGTGGTTTATCAATCTAATCGCGCTGTTTCTCCTCCGCAGCTTTAAAATACACCAATAAAACGGTGGGGTCCTCGGTTGGGAGGAAAGTTGAACTGATTTGATGTCGCTCACTGTTCTTCAGACACTACCGCTGAAGGGTTTGACGTGTTGAAAGGATGTACTGTTTGGATACGGGCCTCAGGCTCTGCTCTAGCCTTGGCTGCAAGGCAGAACGAACTTGGACTGCAGCCTTGAACAGTGTTGTTTTGATTCAATTTGCATTCCATTATGGCAATAGATTCATCTGCGGTGCACTTAACACAAAGCTGAATGTCAGACGCACTCCGTGCATGACAGTTGACTTGTGAATCTGTTGTGGGTCGGTGGTTTATGATGATGGCCTCAATACTAATAATCAAACCACAAGCCCAACAAGTGCTtccattactttttattaaaagccTAAATACACGAGTGGATGGCACTGACCAAATAAACAAAGAGGGGCACTGTTTTTTGCTTTCCTCTAATCGTGTCTGTATTGTTAATGTTTAACATCTCTTTTGCAGGTCAGCTTTATGCTATGCACAGAACGGGATCATTTCCGAATTAGAAACCTTCTCATTTGTACAAAATCTAGCTGCTGTTACTGTCTCAGATGCGAGACTTCTGAAGCAATGGTGACGTACTGTGTACTGTTGTGTAGGTACATTTAAAAGTCAAGTTAAGTAAATGCAGGGACTGCGTGGAACCTCTTTCACTGTGACAAAGACATTCAACGGGATCCTCAGGACTGATGAGAAACATAACTGTGATTTTTGCGCATCCACTGCTGAGCAGTTTCCGCCAAATATGTAGTGAGCATTTTTGATGTGATTGTTACGTTTTCAAACACcagaatttttttgttattgtctttttctttttcttaataatcaagtgtatatttattttcaggCGAGTGTGTTGCTTTATTAATTTGTATGTGGAATGGTGGCTAAAGCTCGTCGTGGTTTCTGGTACTGTGTGCGTTCAGTATACTAACTCTGAAGATGTTTGGAGAGTTAActtattttgtaatgtataaGGGGCTTTCATGAGCTGAGGCAAATGCATCGATTTTCATTGATGATAAACTTGAAGCGTTATGTTTTTTTCGTTTGCTTCACACCACAATGATGAATCGCCCCTTATTTAGTTTCCTTGTGAGTCATAGATCAGTTAGGCTGAGTGATAATGGATCTCTATTCGACTTTGGTCAGAAACCAATGCTGCTTCATGCTAAACGCAGGTTCGATCTGGTTTTTGTCCTCGCTCCCGCTCAGTATTTCGACTCTTAAACACACTGAATTGGGTTTTTGTAGATAGTTTGGTTTAGGATGTAGTGGCCACCATGTGTACATTTGTTTGTAGTTTTGCTCTCTAGGGTgtatctgtttgcatttttaaatttttttcttttgcactttcACTAATGACTTTTTCCCTTTAGAGTTCCTTCTTTTGTGGTCAGGTTGTGCAAAAATGGTGAAGCCAGGATGCTTTCCCCCTGCTCTTCTTGTCCAGTGTTTCATGAATGATGCTGTTGTTTTCGCTCTTTAACAGAATGTCTAATTTGGATTTCCAATCTTGTAACCCACCTTGTTATTAAGCCAGGTGTATTAAAGGGCTCAGGCCCTCTCTAGAGGCAGAATAAAGCAGTTGTGCAAACTGGAAGAAATGTCAGGttgtctgtttttcattttcatctgcGGAAGGtgagtattttgttttttgattttgattgtggATCTTTATTATATCATAAACTTGTATGTCATATGCTTAAAATCTGCGCTCTTAGTTAGGCACACTGTATAGTATAGACAAACTGCTATtgaaatagtcttttttttatgatgttctAATGAAGACTGAGACCAATTAACCTTTTTATGATCATCTATTTGTGTGTAGCTTTCATGATGTTTAGATGTTCACCCCTCTTGACCTTTAGAAAGAGTATTTGCTCATTTGGtaaattttacaaagaaatatttgatcatatttcacccccaggtgaaaaaaaaatggaaatacttTACAATAGGATCTCATTTGTTAACACTGTGTAATGTGGTAACTAGCATCAAGTAATAAtgagctatacattttttttgaggcagtttttttttttctttataagtgttagttaataaaatgttttatttttgttagttacAGTGCATTAACTTttgattaataatgtattagtaaatgttgagattaaGTTTGATAAAGgctgttcatgttaactaatgtagttaacaaaGGGAGTCTTGTTGTaaagtattacacacacacacatacacacacataattagatatatttttatttattagaattttccATAAATAATcatctatatgtgaccctggagcacaaaaccagtcttaagtggctggggtatatttatagcaatagccaaaaaaaaacattgtatgggtcaaaattatcaatttttcttttataccaaaaatcattaggatattaagtaaagatcatgttccatgaagatattttgtaaatttcctaccgtaaatatatcaaaatgtattttttgattagtaatatgtatttagaattcatttggacaacttcaaaggcgatattctcaatatttagatttttttgcaccctcagattccaaattttcaaatagttgtatctcggccaaatattatcTGATCCcaataaaccatacatcattggaaaacttatttattcagctgtcagatgatgtataaatcttaattttgaaaaattgacacgtaagactggttttgttgtccagggtcacatatatccatattatatatcatttataatgcaaaaaaagtatACTATATTATTTCAAATGGTTTGGCATTGCATGCAAGTATTCAAATTCAACTCCTTTTTGTTCTGCTTTCAGTAAATGGGATATTTTTCTTAGACCTACAGTGTTACTTGGACATATTTTACAGCTGGGTCTCTGTGAGTCAGTTTTCTGGGATCAAAAGCACTTTTTCAGGACAAGAACCAGACAGAACGGGGACCCTGTGGCCGGTTGCATagactgcttagactagtcttaaaagttagtCATAACCCCCCACCCCCTTCCCTTTAAGAAAGGTCataagttatgaccagtcttgaaaGAAAAAACTTTTCAGACTAGACTAAGCTAATCATAACATTTTAAAGACAGTAACAAGAAGGTAGAATGTTCTAAATTGAATCCAAAAAGTAAGGCTGATTACCGCTTTGTTAATTACTATTTgttcaaactagttcttaagtcacagtcttaacatagtggctatgtttatgcaactggcccctggttGCACATTGTAAATAtaagaatcatttatttttaattttgctgaatacattttaatgtaggtAAGCCAGTGATAAAAGTTAGTATTGTTGAATTGGATCactgaaggtcagcagcaaagacactgtaataaaaatgggattaaatacataaaggactTTTGTgttgacatttaattattgcaggtttgtgtaatATTCGtttcacagtttttattcattttgaggaacactgaatctgtttttgctCGAGTAAATGCATGTACACATTTAGTCTAGAATTATAGTAAGCATCATGTTCATACAGCACGCACAACGCCTCTGCACTTAAAACCTATTtcaaaaaacaactcaaaaataTACCtctaaatcaaaaaataataaaacaaagtaactggcgttacttatttgaaaaagtaactccgatattttcttgtaaattaaaaagtaatttgtgACTGGAGCACAAAGCCAGTCATAAGTTGCacagttatatttgtagcaatagtcaacaatacattgtatggatcaaaattaatgttctatgaagatattttgtcaattttgattagcattttttttttctcgaataaggctttaagaaatataaggccttaaaaaatggacccttatggctggttttgtggtctaggatCACAtatgttactttactagttacttctaaataaataaattaaaataaaaacactgacttgaaacttttgaacgatagtgtgaatttttacaaaagatttatattttgaataaatgctgtttttttatgaaataaattatcatgttcaaaaaaaaaaaaacatttccaacattgataataaatcagcatattaaaatgatttctgaaagatcatgttactctatagactggagtaatgatgctgaaaattcagctttgagcacagcaataaattacattttaaaatatattacaatagaaaagttattttaaattgtaagaataattcacagtgttactgttatAAATACAACCTTAATATTGCCAGGGTTcctattatttttactattaatattcaagattttgaggtgaaatatagCCTGGAACTGTTCTTTAGGTTTGTTTTGGAGTAATTGTAGTATGTGGAGCGAACAGAAAATGTGACTTCACTGGCAGCACACTAGAGGGCAGTGTGTACCAACATGTGAAACCATGTGCTTTTG from Cyprinus carpio isolate SPL01 chromosome B23, ASM1834038v1, whole genome shotgun sequence includes:
- the znf217 gene encoding zinc finger protein 217: MPTHPLFPYVESPDGLGHDILSHSSASMPGTGSSMTPHTNVVEKLDTLAESSLPLDCMFCEETFLHQEDLGPHLLSQHPTTFHAPAVLRVEAEFLTPSERARSKTCQAVEKNEELCCAVCGQAVADATELETHMRKHKDSFTYCCGLCGRRFKEPWFLKNHMRTHGGKAKNKNQDLEIPATVNDVIQDQPPSPVDMSYKMCMVCGFFFLNKEVLAEHSKVHNRELEVDENVSSVSQPAEEVPVSQKAFLQTLQLHPSGAREEAEQSHPSGRWISQLDPFNTYQAWQLATRGKIAAGPNLAKELNADSNSDNEDSGSEKEELGAIWDSNSGDKPRRGLRSELKPSETPSPSPEQKGLIRKDKPTNCEECGKIFRTYHQLVLHSRIHKKERGGAESPTMPVDGRAQSVGSCSSSSLDRAEEYSEDGSEEGVPVDAFNPEKNEEGSGKMKLKILAPRKCGYCGKTFRSNYYLNIHLRTHTGEKPYKCEYCDYAAAQKTSLRYHLDRRHKDKPFTEIPNIPATPSARNIIKAIEHPKNVDDKKALKPAKQWLAPKPLPASVKHETGMNKAIINSTGPSIQVKPEYVSSPVTAPYTPVDEVNKKHPLSVNPKMEKEATEVPLNLSLKVPLPVSATSVPRSLLPANTCTSCSYETLYPEVLLMHKKLIHKEKLDVKKNGYRGPQKLKRYTGCPPALEGKDVTPLPHINRKHPRRTKSPLRQPEKLGEKLPKQPQMSRISPAKERWRDQHQEGQRGKESDATSSLSRISEHESSRKLNVPLVIDRELSKQRPGLDHEMNQRASMGKNGMVWPTDPARLCLSDRFRNLTQTDVGEPSSKRHKSFEPLHTASGRLGEDFNRIVPSSRNAKTSLQANSPLASVKVTPTPSPNSMQADWNVINLLHNYTPNNLPSLYHPAAAGSSHAVMASPVTGSRSLIFPHYSTSMTQRRIQTSPLSNERCGPSDKSS